From Amyelois transitella isolate CPQ chromosome 2, ilAmyTran1.1, whole genome shotgun sequence:
CAAAATAACATGATTTATTACAATACGCAACCACTTTGGTTACCAGATCGTTCGAAATAAGGTTTGTTTTGGTAACAAATGATGTCGGCTAACATTTACACAATCCATAATGTTGTCAAGATAATGTTTATGTAACCGAGCCCTGCCTACCAtgatataagtaatttatatttacctttTGGCGAAATTATATCACTTAGATaatcgttatttttattttcacagccggtgtattatattatactatttataaaaattatacacatatcacgtctttgtcaGTTAacgggtacacagagccaatggCCTCAAGGTTTGAAAGCCTGGTTTGCCGGACAGCTGactgatgaaattatttagtttcagcgctatatttttttacttttctacAAGTACTAAAGCTTTGTTTATTCGCAAACAATGTTTGCTAAAAAATCTGTGTGTTtgaaggtttatttattttttatatttcttttaataaaggATGGGTCGTAACAAGGAACCTGAAGGGCCCATAAGCAACCCAGTGGAGGCCAAGAAACATAGGGATGAATCAGTGGGTCATTTCCAGAACGGCAACTACGACAGAGCCCTCAACGCCCTTCATAAGGTAGGTAATCAATATGCCATATTCTATATAGCAGGTAGATAAACCTGATATATAGAATATGGCATATAGGCCTGATGatcattaatttgtaataaggCCATATTTTAAACTTAGTACTAGCAACAATCTAAGATCATATAGTCTGGGTTCATATAAACTAATTCGAAGTTAATGATATGCCAGGAGGCTGCGATGTGTCCTTTCTAATCTCCATCCAAATAAACCCATCTCCTACTACATAAAGGCGAGTCAATTTGTTGCGTGATCTCGGAAGTCGTGCGTATTCCAACTCTTCACATACACGACTAGTGTGACGGCAAGTGGCAAGAGAGTGCTAAAACACTCCCAGTCGCCATGACGACGACAGCTGAGGCGTCAATAATATCGCCTCTTCACACACTTACGTAACACACATCACACTCGAGTCACAGTCAGTTGTCCATTGTGAGGACAATGGACAACGCTACAGCCCAAGCACGGTCCATCCTCGGACCGACCAAAGATGCAGAATTCCTGCAAAGTTTCGTCAGGGTCGGCGATGGCGACGAAGAAGATGAAACGCCCGTCCAAAAAGAGTCCATCAGCAAAAGAGCTCCAACATCTGCTGACAAAAATGGGAACGGTGATGATGAAGAGATCAAACATTCGGGGATGGAAAGGAAGACGTCAATTAAGccgaagaaaaagaaagaacacAAACCAAAACGGGAGAGAAGGCGGCGTGAAGAGGAAGTATATACTGACAAAGATCGTGCCGCTGCCGTGGTGATGGGTTCTAAGGATATAAAGCTGTCGTTGAACATGAAAGACAAGGCAGAGAGGAGCAGTGCTCTTTCTCTACCAGAGGAAGCCGATGCTGGCACTCTGCTGGCGATGTCGAGAGCAGAGATGATGAGGGAACGGTACCGTACTGCTGTCTCTTTCGTGGATAAGGTAGAGATTCTGTAACAATCATGAACTAAAAAGTTCTTTACTCCAGTCtgataaagattttttcataaCGTGTTCCAAACGAATTTAAAATAGTCTTTTGTTTCAGGCTATAGAATTGGCTCCAGAGGAAAAGGCCGCATACGTAGCTCGTAGCAAATGCTACCTTTTGCTAGGAGAACCACGTTTAGCCCTAGCGGATGCTGAAACAGCTTTGAAGCTCGATCCAAAGCATGCCAAGGCCTTGCTGCAGAAAGCCGAAGCGCTGTACTACTGCGGAGAGTTCGAGTTGAGCCTCGTCCACTTTCATAGGGGGTTGAAGGCTAGACCCGATTTGAGCCATTTCAGACTTGGCGTACAAAAGGCACAGGTAcgtttcatttcaatttatttgcaaGACTTACTTGCAAATTGAAATCTGTCTTCGGCATTGTCAAGGAGAGTACCTGTAACTGTTTTCTTTCCTGCAAATAAGATACTACGGCAAAACTAAACTTCTAATTATATTGCAGTCTACTTTTATGTATTGAGGCctatactattttatttcaggaaGCTATAGAAAACACGATCGGCTCCGTAAAGCCAGAAACGAAAAAAGTTTCCAAGAAGCCTCCAACCAAGCGTTCCACATCAAAACCCTCGCGGCCTCCCCTGGGCCCGCTGATGTCCGACAAGATATACCTCGAAAACCTCCTCAAAAATCCAGATCTAGCTATAGCCGATAAAAAGAACGATATAGTGACCAAACAAGCAGAGGAAGCTATCAGGTTTCTGGAGAATAGAGAGGAATTCTGGAGACAGCAGCAAACCACTAAAACTCAATTTTAAACTGGAGTTGGGTTTTGGTGGCTTCTTACTGCCTGCAGAATTGTTCTTATATTCGCAATGGAGTCGTACGTGGGAGGAACATTTGTTTTTACCTTAGCACTTATTACAGTCTTCTTtgaaggatttttttttaactgaacataaatgattttttttataaaggtacctacctattatgGATTGGACCGACCGGTTATTTAGTATTGTAAGCTTTGATTAATAAATGTGTTATTATGAAAACTTGACCAAATAATAGTCATCCTAAGTTATATCTCAGTGACAGTTCTTCATATAGGTAACATGGGTTAGATAAATATgaagtttgaaaataaaagtagagtttaaaagaaataacgtTTTATTTGTTCCATCGGCTTCAAACTCTCACATCGCGGGCTCTCgcttcaaaataaacatatccTCTCTAACAACGCGAATAGATCTGCGTCTCACACGccttatatacaaaatttacagTTAAAACTCTTTCAGTCTATGGACTGGTTCAACTTTCACGTAAGTTCCTGATGTATAGGTGTCCAGAAAAggtttttataacaattagaCTATAGTTCCAGGTccacaaaaaaaacaattatttgacAACCAACAATCTAAAATCAttgatttttctaaataaaaatatcatatgaATGAGGCCAATTTTTATGTCGGCTTTGTATTCACCGATAACATGGTGCTTTGGTGTATGAAAATGTCTTGTGCAATGGTTTCTAATTATGTCTACATTGATCCAACTAGACATTACAACACACAATTACAATTTAGAAACGCAAGCATACAGGCTACATTCCAGTATAATCGCATTTCTATTAATCTATCGTATACTTTATTCATAAGAGTGGCGCAAGCTATATCAAATATAAGGTAATT
This genomic window contains:
- the LOC106143605 gene encoding outer dynein arm-docking complex subunit 4, which translates into the protein MGRNKEPEGPISNPVEAKKHRDESVGHFQNGNYDRALNALHKLSIVRTMDNATAQARSILGPTKDAEFLQSFVRVGDGDEEDETPVQKESISKRAPTSADKNGNGDDEEIKHSGMERKTSIKPKKKKEHKPKRERRRREEEVYTDKDRAAAVVMGSKDIKLSLNMKDKAERSSALSLPEEADAGTLLAMSRAEMMRERYRTAVSFVDKAIELAPEEKAAYVARSKCYLLLGEPRLALADAETALKLDPKHAKALLQKAEALYYCGEFELSLVHFHRGLKARPDLSHFRLGVQKAQEAIENTIGSVKPETKKVSKKPPTKRSTSKPSRPPLGPLMSDKIYLENLLKNPDLAIADKKNDIVTKQAEEAIRFLENREEFWRQQQTTKTQF